The Bombus pascuorum chromosome 11, iyBomPasc1.1, whole genome shotgun sequence genome has a window encoding:
- the LOC132911872 gene encoding E3 ubiquitin-protein ligase MARCHF3-like isoform X3 — MSNDQPDDDAANDTDLSTDKQILLQNLGGKRSCVEAVTSGHKASIEQRTRDEGGVKRSLADQKGSDDESRVSGDICRICHMGSFSTVDENRASYERQNQPIRGVDSQTSTLSSYAYLGPLISACKCRGTVALVHVECLERWLTESGHSRCELCGYKYATKRVPRHNIIRSVVIWFNTVIVTRQMLLDILYLVVTTPLALFSCYICVLALRMLLKRGLQEMPWMIVAMLPTCSLTLIAYWGWIITLARLHGRRWRRYWRSNFVIRLVPDDFNNAETNSRQERTTGNHLQQQRPYADDETMEIRDVTSIDRSE, encoded by the exons ATGTCAAACGATCAGCCTGATGACGACGCCGCCAACGATACAG ATCTGTCTACGGATAAGCAAATCCTGTTGCAAAATCTCGGTGGTAAACGATCGTGTGTCGAGGCTGTGACGTCCGGCCACAAAGCTTCTATCGAGCAAAGAACGAGGGACGAAGGAGGCGTAAAGAGAAGCTTGGCCGATCAGAAAGGGAGCGATGATG AGTCTCGGGTGTCCGGAGATATTTGTCGAATATGCCACATGGGCAGTTTCTCAACGGTCGACGAGAATCGAGCCAGTTACGAAAGACAGAACCAACCTATTCGTGGAGTTGACAGTCAAACGTCGACATTATCGTCCTACGCGTATCTCGGCCCTTTGATCTCAGCTTGCAA GTGTCGTGGAACAGTAGCGTTGGTACACGTAGAATGTCTTGAAAGATGGTTGACAGAATCGGGTCACTCTAGATGCGAGCTTTGCGGCTACAAGTACGCCACTAAAAGAGTACCACGTCATAACATCATCCGTAGTGTTGTAATATGGTTCAATACCGTGATAGTGACTCGACAA ATGCTTCTAGATATATTGTATCTAGTAGTCACCACGCCACTAGCCCTGTTCTCCTGCTACATCTGTGTCCTGGCTCTAAGAATGTTGCTAAAACGTGGCCTGCAAGAGATGCCCTGGATGATCGTTGCCATGCTTCCCACTTGTTCCCTTACTCTAATCGCTTACTGGGGTTGGATAATTACTCTGGCCAG ACTGCACGGGCGTAGATGGCGCCGTTATTGGAGGAGCAATTTCGTCATACGTTTGGTTCCTGACGATTTCAACAACGCTGAAACGAATTCGAGACAAGAAAGGACCACCGGTAACCATCTTCAGCAGCAGAGGCCGTACGCGGACGACGAGACGATGGAAATTCGCGACGTcacgtcgatcgatcgatccgaATGA
- the LOC132911872 gene encoding E3 ubiquitin-protein ligase MARCHF3-like isoform X1 → MTTPPTIQVRTTIRSTISWTRAILNPFRGSRHLVSDLSTDKQILLQNLGGKRSCVEAVTSGHKASIEQRTRDEGGVKRSLADQKGSDDESRVSGDICRICHMGSFSTVDENRASYERQNQPIRGVDSQTSTLSSYAYLGPLISACKCRGTVALVHVECLERWLTESGHSRCELCGYKYATKRVPRHNIIRSVVIWFNTVIVTRQMLLDILYLVVTTPLALFSCYICVLALRMLLKRGLQEMPWMIVAMLPTCSLTLIAYWGWIITLARLHGRRWRRYWRSNFVIRLVPDDFNNAETNSRQERTTGNHLQQQRPYADDETMEIRDVTSIDRSE, encoded by the exons ATGACGACGCCGCCAACGATACAGGTTAGGACAACGATTCGATCGACCATCTCATGGACGCGGGCCATTCTCAACCCGTTTCGGGGCTCGCGTCATCTCGTTTCAGATCTGTCTACGGATAAGCAAATCCTGTTGCAAAATCTCGGTGGTAAACGATCGTGTGTCGAGGCTGTGACGTCCGGCCACAAAGCTTCTATCGAGCAAAGAACGAGGGACGAAGGAGGCGTAAAGAGAAGCTTGGCCGATCAGAAAGGGAGCGATGATG AGTCTCGGGTGTCCGGAGATATTTGTCGAATATGCCACATGGGCAGTTTCTCAACGGTCGACGAGAATCGAGCCAGTTACGAAAGACAGAACCAACCTATTCGTGGAGTTGACAGTCAAACGTCGACATTATCGTCCTACGCGTATCTCGGCCCTTTGATCTCAGCTTGCAA GTGTCGTGGAACAGTAGCGTTGGTACACGTAGAATGTCTTGAAAGATGGTTGACAGAATCGGGTCACTCTAGATGCGAGCTTTGCGGCTACAAGTACGCCACTAAAAGAGTACCACGTCATAACATCATCCGTAGTGTTGTAATATGGTTCAATACCGTGATAGTGACTCGACAA ATGCTTCTAGATATATTGTATCTAGTAGTCACCACGCCACTAGCCCTGTTCTCCTGCTACATCTGTGTCCTGGCTCTAAGAATGTTGCTAAAACGTGGCCTGCAAGAGATGCCCTGGATGATCGTTGCCATGCTTCCCACTTGTTCCCTTACTCTAATCGCTTACTGGGGTTGGATAATTACTCTGGCCAG ACTGCACGGGCGTAGATGGCGCCGTTATTGGAGGAGCAATTTCGTCATACGTTTGGTTCCTGACGATTTCAACAACGCTGAAACGAATTCGAGACAAGAAAGGACCACCGGTAACCATCTTCAGCAGCAGAGGCCGTACGCGGACGACGAGACGATGGAAATTCGCGACGTcacgtcgatcgatcgatccgaATGA
- the LOC132911872 gene encoding E3 ubiquitin-protein ligase MARCHF3-like isoform X2 — translation MTTPPTIQVRTTIRSTISWTRAILNPFRGSRHLVSDLSTDKQILLQNLGGKRSCVEAVTSGHKASIEQRTRDEGGVKRSLADQKGSDDESRVSGDICRICHMGSFSTVDENRASYERQNQPIRGVDSQTSTLSSYAYLGPLISACKCRGTVALVHVECLERWLTESGHSRCELCGYKYATKRVPRHNIIRSVVIWFNTVIVTRQMLLDILYLVVTTPLALFSCYICVLALRMLLKRGLQEMPWMIVAMLPTCSLTLIAYWGWIITLARWRRYWRSNFVIRLVPDDFNNAETNSRQERTTGNHLQQQRPYADDETMEIRDVTSIDRSE, via the exons ATGACGACGCCGCCAACGATACAGGTTAGGACAACGATTCGATCGACCATCTCATGGACGCGGGCCATTCTCAACCCGTTTCGGGGCTCGCGTCATCTCGTTTCAGATCTGTCTACGGATAAGCAAATCCTGTTGCAAAATCTCGGTGGTAAACGATCGTGTGTCGAGGCTGTGACGTCCGGCCACAAAGCTTCTATCGAGCAAAGAACGAGGGACGAAGGAGGCGTAAAGAGAAGCTTGGCCGATCAGAAAGGGAGCGATGATG AGTCTCGGGTGTCCGGAGATATTTGTCGAATATGCCACATGGGCAGTTTCTCAACGGTCGACGAGAATCGAGCCAGTTACGAAAGACAGAACCAACCTATTCGTGGAGTTGACAGTCAAACGTCGACATTATCGTCCTACGCGTATCTCGGCCCTTTGATCTCAGCTTGCAA GTGTCGTGGAACAGTAGCGTTGGTACACGTAGAATGTCTTGAAAGATGGTTGACAGAATCGGGTCACTCTAGATGCGAGCTTTGCGGCTACAAGTACGCCACTAAAAGAGTACCACGTCATAACATCATCCGTAGTGTTGTAATATGGTTCAATACCGTGATAGTGACTCGACAA ATGCTTCTAGATATATTGTATCTAGTAGTCACCACGCCACTAGCCCTGTTCTCCTGCTACATCTGTGTCCTGGCTCTAAGAATGTTGCTAAAACGTGGCCTGCAAGAGATGCCCTGGATGATCGTTGCCATGCTTCCCACTTGTTCCCTTACTCTAATCGCTTACTGGGGTTGGATAATTACTCTGGCCAG ATGGCGCCGTTATTGGAGGAGCAATTTCGTCATACGTTTGGTTCCTGACGATTTCAACAACGCTGAAACGAATTCGAGACAAGAAAGGACCACCGGTAACCATCTTCAGCAGCAGAGGCCGTACGCGGACGACGAGACGATGGAAATTCGCGACGTcacgtcgatcgatcgatccgaATGA